gttactcgcccagcggtgagctatcaatatcgccgtgtctcttttatttgcacgggagtgcttgcTTAtactttgttcgtttttatagccgatagcacatagcttactagctcgcggtgggaccagtgccttacgtaGATGAAAGTGTCATTTTTCGCACCCTCTCCCACTCCCATCAGGCAGCTCGTCTGCCCGTTTGCTGGTTGTTAAAAAAGTAACATTTCTCGTTGCGTTAGTCAATCATTGATTGAGCGTGCGAGATAAAATCGTGATCGAGTTTGACAGCTGAAAAAGAAGACGTCTGTACTGAGGATCGTGATCGCAAAACGTAATAGTCTTTCTTTACGGTATAGGGTGTAGGTGTAGGTTTACCTTATTTGAAGCTTATCAGCTGAAACAAAACCGAATAGTTTTTGTACAAAATACTTCTAATTGTAAGTTAAAAGAACCCATACGCCGTTTTATGTGGTTTTTACATCCTATCAGTTTTAACTActaggtatgtacctacttgtaatattatatgagcaattcccgttaagtttgtacatttggatcacgtctccgattttgataaaaattggtaggctgatagagtccatgacgctgagcaagatccactaggtttcccaaaatgtcctatgtagtttgtatgaaaccttccttttttgttaccagaattctatacattttcggtaacaaaaaaggaaagtttcttACAATCAGCCTAGAACATTTTGGGGAACCTAGTGGATcatcagcatcatggactctatcagcctaccaattgttatcaaaatcggagacgtgatccaaatgtacaaacttaacgggaattgctcatatATTCTGTGATCCTGTGAAGATACGTGCATAGGAACAGTCAGCCGTAGTGGCAAGTCAcggcatatattatatttagtacGGTACGGTATGTCCGAATTATTTCGGCAACTTGGCTGCTGCTACAATGTAAGCAGTCAGCCAAATAGTTCGTCGTTTTTGCATTTGCGTTGAATAGCGAGAGAATGGTATTATAGATATCaccttaaaaaaaatagaaactcCATGCAGATGTAATGCAAAAtatttttccttcgtattttcacgGAAATGTTCGTACGTGTATTTCTCAGCAAATCTCAATAGGAGTATTATCGTTGACTGAACTAGtttgacaaatacgaacgtttccgacaATTTATATACATGCATCTGTAGCACCTATTGTACTGCTATTAAATTTAACCCCTCGAACTTCTTACTCCGTATCTATTATAGTACAAGTACGGAAGGCTTAACAagcggaccgcacgcgagcagccgacgtCAACTAAAGCAAGACCAGAAATATacgactacgcgccatgttgcggaatttcatcagaactattttcttcatactatactgaactgtcaccccataacttcagcgccctcctgacaatagtcatatatttctggtcaggttttacTATCAGGGGGCACGGCAGTGAAACTGAAAGTGACatgcggaagtctctttccaacttgtcatattagacagtgactaccacttgtaacttgtagcttcgagaaatgggccccagaacgcagaaattttcgtcATCCAGTAAGCTATAATCACATACTCAAAATCCAAACggtgtatagtatgaattttttgaaacgaacgtttctaaacaaaggcattgttccttttgtgttgagcaagAGCTTCTGTTTTACgccgcgctaagacaacaagaagcaactgtatccggataattgtaaggttcaaatctgagCAACatcaaatttgagatagattgttttggaaatgtgaagcgatagaccacaccggtatagttgcaaatatacagcgcttctaatactttgatacttggtggtggtggtgtaagtaatgaaacacgtatatcactgttattttttattaatgattttgttaacaatcaacaattgtatatgtaaataattaatgttgtgtaaataattaattacatatatgtatatataaggtacaagtcttgatacataaaataacataaataactaaacaaaccgtaatCTAAATTATTAGGAATGTTTGTCTAACAATtaggaatataaaaaaatcaataaacatttttaaattgtaataactactgtaaaaaacaaataaaataaatactttagttacaataaatctaaatttcaaaatataaataatacagtacgaaaaaatgtgtatgtatatatagttaattaaataaaacaagtttCATATTCACTAacaatcataaataaaatagtataataAGATATAACTGAACTGTAAGCACATCTTAATTAAATCATACATTTCTATTACAAGCATACATATAAATCTAGTAATTAATAGTTATAAATATATGATAAATACGTTCagtataaaacttaaataaatgatttccttACAATTACATAAATCAACAtttaacatttataaataaagcgCGAGCAACTAAAACgatacttaatataattatagaactaatacaaaataattttaagttATTGCTGTTTCGATTTCGCTTTCAGTCGAGTCACCGTCTGAGGCCGAAACATGAATAACCACCGGCGGGTGGCTATAATTTCTAGCCATATTCTTTTCTACAGTGTGCACATGTTTTCAGCAATTTTTCCAATGAATGTTCGTTTTTAATACAACGTCCCTTATTATATTCAAAACCCCATCACTGAATTTAGGGTTGGTATTCAGCTTCCTAACGTCTCTTTTCACAAGGCTCCACATGAGTTCGATAGGGTTTAGTATGCAATAATAGGGAGGTAATCGCAGTACTTTGCAGTTCTTCGCTTCTGCCATTTCGTCagtgtagtattttttttcaaatgtgtgTTCGGATAATATGTCCAACAGTGCTTGTTTTGTTCCTTTCATAGGGTTCGAGAGGATGCTGTTATTCtcatgtaattaattaattatacggtTCAGTTCGCAAAGGAACAAAACAAGCACTGTTGGACATATTATCCGAAcacacatttgaaaaaaaatactacactGACGAAATGGCAGAAGCGAAGAACTGCAAAGTACTGCGATTACCTCCCTATTATTGCATACTAAACCCTATCGAACTCATGTGGAGCCTTGTGAAAAGAGACGTTAGGAAGCTGAATACCAACCCTAAATTCAGTGATGGGGTTTTGAATATAATAAGGGACGTTGTATTAAAAACGAACATTCATTGGAAAAATTGCTGAAAACATGTGCACACTGTAGAAAAGAATATGGCTAGAAATTATAGCCACCCGCCGGTGGTTATTCATGTTTCGGCCTCAGACGGTGACTCGACTGAAAGCGAAATCGAAACAGCAATaagttaaaattattttgtattagttctataattatattaagtatcGTTTTAGTTGCTCGcgctttatttataaatgttaaaTGTTGATTTATGTAATTGTaaggaaatcatttatttaagttttatactGAACGTATTTATCATATATTTATAACTATTAATTACTAGATTTATATGTATGCTTGTAATAGAAATGTATGATTTAATTAAGATGTGCTTACAGTTCAGTTATATCTtattatactattttatttatgattgtTAGTGAATATGaaactagttttatttaattaactatatatacatacacattttttcgtactgtattatttatattttgaaatttagatttattgtaactaaagtatttattttatttgttttttacagtagttattacaatttaaaaatgtttattgatttttttatattctaaTTGTTAGACAAACATTCCTAATAATTTAGattacggtttgtttagttatttatgttattttatgtatcaagacttgtaccttatatatacatatatgtaattaattatttatatattactatatacaattgttgattgttaacaaaatcattaataaaaaataacagtgatatacgtgtttcattacttacaccaccaccaccaagtatcaaagtattagaagcgctgtatatttgcaactataccggtgtggtctatcgcttcacatttccaaaacaatctatctcaaatttgatGTTGctcagatttgaaccttacaattatccggatacagttgcttcttgttgtcttagcgcggcGTAAAACAGAAGCTcttgctcaacacaaaaggaacaatgcctttgtttagaaacgttcgtttcaaaaaattcatactataagtCATTTAGTTCCGAAGTTAAGCGAAAGCAGTTTCGAATTTTTGACACTCTCACTCATGATCATCAGAACAGAACTAGTACTTCCCATAAACtcagagagctgaaatttggtacagagTTAGGGTTTAATGGCCACATAAAGGGAAAACTATAAAAAGTAGGATAATCGAAGATCTGGAGTACCTGGTGACCCTGGTTAGAAAACACAAGAGCCCAGCCAAACTATTAGAGATCAACATAccgcctttacaaaaaatattcaacttgGTGTGCCGCTTCATTTCATGCCCACGTTTCTACAAAAAGAAGTgaaatcccaccaaaaacattatgtaaaaaactagccaagtctcgatggagctACTTGTTCATCTCTAGAAAGTACCtaatgaaatctagacaaaGTCGTGCCAAGTCTATGGTttcttactgcgatttctttattattatagttcaTGTTGTGTGACAGCCGTTGAAGGGTAGCGGTTCTGGGCATTCTAGGAGGAAAGCGTAAAACATTACACTGGCAGCCCTGATCGTGACCAGGCGGGGAAGCAGCACGCTAGCGTTATAAAGGCAATCACGTAagtgcgataaagtttatcccacTAGTGTGCTGCGCCCGCAGGCGGCAGTTAACTCTAACATGGAGGCCTTCCGCCGGTAAGATACTGTGCACTCGTAAACAGGTTAAGACGGGAGCTATTTCAAACACTATTTCAAGTATTTTGTAATAACTACAAAACTATTCAAAAATTGCATTATTTGTATTCTATTAAAATAACTTGAAATATATTGCTTCTCGAAATTAAATGACAAGCTTGCGTTTAATATTGCTTTTTAACTGGATTTGTGCTACATTACAATTTTAACGGTTTAGATTTTGTAATGTACGGCACATAGTGCACATAGTGCCGTACATTACATAAAGATAAAATagggacgtagttacgcagaacgGTTCTAATTCATCTGAAATTGACTTTTGAGAAGAAGACTAAagtcttttgtttttcatacaaggtctaaaactcaatgacaatttaatgtggattggaacgtttttGCGTAACTACGTTCCATCTATTTTGCAAGACCTACTTCAACTTACAACACCATTTATGTGCTCTTGTCAAGGATTGAATGGCGGTGCTAATTAAGTTTCTGTACAGTTAAAATACATAAgatgttataaaaataatttgcatGTTAGCGTAATTTATGCAAATTGAGGTAAAAGTACGTTTTTgtacacaataggtattttcaCTCAGTCACTCAACTCACTATACTGTATGCACTAAGCTCTGTCTCGTCACGTTATTATCATAGGCATCGTTGTCTTCGTCATCAAGAAGCGGTCCGAGACTGGCGGGCAGCATGGGCACGTTGACGAGGAACTGCTGGATGGAAGAGTAGTAGTCCCTGCAGGTCCACGTGTTGTCATGCCCGCCGCCCGGCATCACGGTCAGCTTCTTGCAGATGGCGCCACACCTCATGTACAGCTGGTTTGCCATTTCGGGCGGCACTAGAGCGTCATTAGAGCCACACATTACTAATGTGGGTGCTAGGACTTGACCAATTTTGTTAATTGACATGTACTGAAAAAGACAAATAGTAAAGGTTTACTATGAAATAGGTATATGGAAAATGTTATGAGGTAATCTTACGTAAATTAACCTAGTCCCATATTAAGCTCAgtaaggcttgtattgtggatATGCGACGATAAGATAttagttaaatataaaagtGGAAGATTTTGAGAAATCTAAACAAGATGTCTTAAAGcggaagtaagtacctatagacACAAACAGTGAAGGTACAAAGGGTAATTTCAATTAATCAATTTGTTtatcatatttaacaaattttacattattaaatagagtctcCATTGAAACTGAATGAAACATTCTAGAATTGATCTGATCTGATCTCACCTTGTTCTTGTAACATATCAGTGGCAGTATCTTCAAGCACCTCCACTTGAGAATGATCTGGGCCATGTCTGGTATGCTCGTGAATGTGTTCTCTACAACTAATGCCCAAATCTTGTTTCTATTCTCCAACCTGGAAGCTAAATCTATAGCCACTGCTCCCCCTGTTGAAACAAGACAGAACCATCAGCAGGTAGTATGTTTATTTGTAACAAACATTGTTAGACTCATATTTAATACTATTAGTCAATTTGCACAGCCGCCATCAGATATAGTTGAGCTGTCAAGGTGCTTAAACATATCTGGACACTTTACTGTAGTGATAATAGAGGGAATTCAAATAATTGTGAGAAACTTGGaagctccgatatatctgatggacTGTACATGAAATAGAATATGGATCTGTCTGGTTCCTGCTCAATGCATTAGAATTTATTACAATGAACAAAATAATCAAACTTTAAATGAAATCAATTTTACCAGAGATATGCATACCTAATGAtctgccaaataaaataatctttgaGCGATCAATGTCAGTCCTGTGCATTAGTAGTCCAGTGCAGATTGAGCATCAGTGTATAGCCCCCTTTCTGATGGGGTGCCCTCTGATAAACCATAACCTCTGTACTCCAccatcataatatttatttttagtttgtgATAAAATCCAGAAACATTAGACAACCTGTGAACAAGTTTATTGTATATTGTAATGTTTAGCTACCAGATCATTCTTTGTTATGTTTTTAGAATAATGACTGTTCACAAGGACATATTTACCCTAAGGCTAAGGCCAACTGAACCATGGCACAAGGCGGTGTGCACTTCTTGGGGCAGCAAAGCCAAAGATTTTAAAATAAGAGCCAAGCTATTCGTATAATCTATGAAGAACTTGTAATTAGAGTACTTACCTCTGGCCCATATTTCCAGCATTTCCATGAAAAAATATCATTGTTGGTATGTGGTTGCTGTTAGTCGGTTGTTTGATAAGAAATATGTGAATTTTCAATTTATCCTTGTTGTTTATCTTAATATTTTCATGGGGAAGCTTAAAGTTACTAGGTTGGAGGATGAACATTCTGGATTCTGGTGGGTCATTTGGATAGTATAATAGCAGGTCTTGAGCATTGTACAGGATTCCTGAAACATGTACACATTTCTAAATGAAAATTGAAACCTTGACTTGTCATAACACAGGTACAGTCTAACTTACAAGAAGTATACCAGCGTCAAGTGGAGACCtttacccagcagtgggactTTAAACTTGTTTCACAAAGTACCCAATAAGTCATTTTAACAAAGTAtccaaatatcaaataaatatttttgagttAAGTAATCCAAGAGgaaataaaagaagatattatgaATGAACAGCAGTCAATACTTACCGGACAAACCTACCATAAATACACAAAAAGCAATCAAATATCCATACAGGAAAAATACTATAATACTGGAT
This genomic stretch from Leguminivora glycinivorella isolate SPB_JAAS2020 chromosome Z, LegGlyc_1.1, whole genome shotgun sequence harbors:
- the LOC125241825 gene encoding LOW QUALITY PROTEIN: protein ABHD13-like (The sequence of the model RefSeq protein was modified relative to this genomic sequence to represent the inferred CDS: inserted 1 base in 1 codon); this encodes MSCPLSVRMYHILWVILYRLWDVSTLTLISSIIVFFLYGYLIAFCVFMVGLSGILYNAQDLLLYYPNDPPESRMFILQPSNFKLPHENIKINNKDKLKIHIFLIKQPTNSNHIPTMIFFHGNAGNMGQRLSNVSGFYHKLKINIMMVEYRGYGLSEGTPSERGLYTDAQSALDYXMHRTDIDRSKIILFGRSLGGAVAIDLASRLENRNKIWALVVENTFTSIPDMAQIILKWRCLKILPLICYKNKYMSINKIGQVLAPTLVMCGSNDALVPPEMANQLYMRCGAICKKLTVMPGGGHDNTWTCRDYYSSIQQFLVNVPMLPASLGPLLDDEDNDAYDNNVTRQSLVHTV